Proteins from a single region of Anthonomus grandis grandis chromosome 10, icAntGran1.3, whole genome shotgun sequence:
- the LOC126741429 gene encoding uncharacterized protein LOC126741429 — MTVSLPKEKRKKIINSVKQFRGREKCKIREFAKFIGILTSACPAVKYGWLYTKAFEREKFLALQSRNGNYNSRMSIPSNLSNDFDWWLTNIPFAFNSLGPMNYKIEIFSDASPSGWGVCCNGEKSHGFWSPTEKTHHINYLELLSSFFGLKCFASHLSNVNILCRIDNTTAIAYINRMGSIQFPKLNILTKEIWLWCERRNIYIFASYIKSKDNTIADQESRSLDIATEYELNQDKFQVITSSFGQPQIDLFASRTNAKCKKFVSWGKDPESWAVDAFTLDWGQFYFYAFPPFSVILRVLQKIIDDKAEGVVVVPNWNSQPWYPGFRSLLAQDPNSTPALEKSFPGGRSLIVQALQNGKVPDMSLEICTASISNSTNKQYNVGLKLWWQFCCDKNIDVFDITVPLVLEFLTIRFNKGASYSSLNCYRSAISQIASPDLANDYRLKRFFKGVYGLRPSLPKYNVTWDPSTVLTYVKTLSNENIKLDILTQKVAILLALTTGQRVQTLASIQLENLVISKDNIKIKIPKRIKTSGPNRFQPTLVLPIFKQDLEICVYTAILCYLKRTKNLRNTSCKSLFILPKKPHKDASSQSISRWIKCMLSKSGVDISMFTAHSTRHAATSAAARKGVSLDTIRLSAGWTEKSSTFANFYQRPLLSKNTFAIDVLSC; from the exons ATGACAGTGTCATTACccaaggaaaaaagaaaaaagattatCAATTCCGTTAAACAATTTAGGGGGAgggaaaaatgtaaaattcgGGAATTTGCTAAATTTATTGGTATATTAACGTCTGCATGTCCAGCAGTTAAGTATGGCTGGCTCTACACGAAAGCATTTGAACGTGAGAAATTTTTAGCTCTCCAAAGTCGTAATGGAAATTACAATTCCCGCATGTCGATTCCTAGCAACTTGTCAAATGATTTTGATTGGTGGTTAACTAACATTCCATTCGCCTTTAATTCTTTGGGGCcaatgaattataaaattgaaattttttctgATGCCTCCCCCAGCGGTTGGGGAGTATGTTGTAATGGCGAAAAATCCCATGGTTTTTGGTCTCCAACTGAGAAAACTCACCACATTAATTATTTGGAGCTCCTGTCAAGTTTTTTTGGTCTAAAATGTTTTGCATCTCATCTATCTAACGTCAACATTTTATGTCGAATTGATAACACCACGGCCATTGCATATATCAATAGGATGGGAAGTATTCAGTTTCCCAAACTAAACATTTTGACCAAAGAAATTTGGCTGTGGTGCGAAAgacgaaatatttatattttcgcCTCGTACATAAAATCCAAAGACAATACAATTGCTGACCAAGAATCCCGGAGTCTCGACATTGCCACTGAATATGAATTAAACCAAGATAAATTTCAAGTTATTACATCTTCTTTTGGGCAGCCACAGATCGATCTATTTGCTTCGAGAACTAatgcaaaatgtaaaaaatttgtatcctgGGGAAAAGATCCAGAATCTTGGGCAGTGGATGCATTTACTCTAGACTGGGGCCAGTTTTACTTTTACGCCTTTCCTCCATTTTCAGTCATTCTACGtgttcttcaaaaaataattgacgaTAAAGCTGAGGGAGTTGTCGTAGTTCCAAATTGGAATTCACAACCGTGGTATCCGGGTTTTCGCTCCTTACTAGCACAAGATCCT AACTCCACACCCGCTCTGGAAAAATCTTTCCCTGGTGGCCGGAGTCTTATCGTGCAAGCACTACAAAATGGAAAAGTCCCGGACATGTCATTAGAGATCTGCACAGCTTCAATATCAAACTCGACAAACAAACAATATAACGTAGGTTTAAAACTGTGGTGGCAATTTTGTtgtgataaaaatatagatgTCTTTGATATTACTGTACCCttagttttagaatttttaacaatCCGCTTTAACAAAGGGGCATCCTATAGCTCTCTTAATTGCTACCGATCCGCAATATCACAAATAGCCTCACCAGATTTAGCTAATGATTATagattaaaaagattttttaagggAGTGTACGGTTTAAGACCCAGTTTACCTAAGTACAACGTTACCTGGGATCCTTCCACTGTTCTTACCTATGTAAAAACTCTTTCTAACgaaaacattaaattagacATTTTAACACAAAAGGTGGCCATATTACTGGCTCTTACAACTGGACAGAGGGTACAAACTTTAGCGAGTATTCAACTAGAGAATTTAGTTATTTCTAaagacaatataaaaattaagattcctaaaagaataaaaacctCAGGACCTAACAGATTTCAACCCACATTAGTACTGCCCATTTTCAAACAAGACTTAGAAATATGTGTTTATACAGCTATTTTATGTTATCTTAAGcgaacaaaaaatttaagaaacacTTCTTGCAAAAGTCTTTTTATATTACCCAAAAAGCCTCACAAAGATGCGAGTTCTCAGTCTATCAGTAGATGGATTAAATGTATGTTAAGCAAAAGTGGTGTGGATATTTCTATGTTTACCGCACACAGCACCAGGCACGCTGCAACTTCTGCAGCTGCCCGTAAAGGTGTTAGTCTCGACACTATTAGGCTGTCAGCAGGCTGGACCGAAAAGTCCAGTACTTTTGCAAACTTTTATCAACGACCGTTACTTTCTAAAAATACTTTTGCAATTGACGTTTTGTcttgttaa